The Rhopalosiphum maidis isolate BTI-1 chromosome 2, ASM367621v3, whole genome shotgun sequence genome segment catgatGGATTTTTAGCTGATTTtccaaattcaaaaattgtattttaaatttcatttagaGCAATCGTGGTTTTGGAAATTTCAAAGCTTAGGTCTTCAAAATGAATACATAAAGAACTGTGAATTAGGGATTtggttaaagtatttattttggtttggCTTTTATTCTATGCACTGAAGTAACTTTTACAAGGTTATACGGACTCAAATGCAACTAAATcattgacaaaaatataagtaagacAAATTTTATGTTACTTATTGTTCTATtcatatagtaatattgatgtattattaaaattacaaagcaaaacatatttatttatgaattccCCTCTAAACACATAATCacgaatacataattttacaatgaaagAAATACTATAGGATGTTTCTCATAAGGTTTTCAtactttttcattaaatgGTCACTTCAATATAACAtcgtgtaattatttttacaatgtgaaatacaaacatttaacgCAAAcgtcaaataaaattagatttattattagtgattTCAAGTACTCGTATTTATTGAGTACTGATTTATAACTTCTACAACTTATTCTACCCATctaaatttatcttaaattattatgcttaataaaatagtttatttatattataatatactaatttgttaacaatattataattattttttatttatctttttttgtcatattttcGTGAAAAGATCGATTTCACAAAGTGGCTacgacatatttattatactactgtaataaatctatatatacacttattaGTTACATATATTAACACAATTCATAAAACCACCTTACTTGGTTTTggtaattagttaaatttagtTGTGCAGACCAAgacttgtattaatataaaatcttattatCTATGAATTCGATAACATTTTACAACTTTTAACAGTATTGTGAAACATTGAGATCATACAACAATTTTAGAACtatgttctaaaaaataaaaacctttatTAACCTTCAAATTGAGTTCACTATTTGATTGgcttttttttcatgtttttcttaaatatgataatattgataatagtcAATGGGTATgcaattataaagttaatatagaataatggtttttattgaaaaaatcaattcaaaatgaaaaaaaaaaattctacatgtaaaaaaatcaaggaaaattaaaaagaattttggagatgttttagaaattataaattagaacagtagtcaaaaaaatataaatattattcgcgaaagtaaaaaactgacgtctatatattatttaaatgtttggacagaattaaacattaaaaaccattACTAAGAAACATAACTATCCCTGCagtgattatattatgcaataaattacttttaatctactaatcaacatttaaaatccatatttattaaaaatcataagtataattaatataatacaatttttaattaattataatagcttTTGCTTTAGCTTTACTGCAAGCTGTAGGCCTCGTAGTGTCTTATCCGTTGgcttcttttttttgtttcatccAACGACTCTTCTTCCGCCGACGACTCCTCTTCCACCGACGGCTCCTCTTCCACCAATGGCTCGTCTTCCACTGACGGCTCCTCTTCCACCGACGGCTCTTCGTCCAAAGCATCCTCGTCCAAGTCATCCTCGTCCAAGGCGTCCTCGTTGATGGCATCTTTGTCCGAAACCTCTTCAATTGATGGCTCCTCGTCCGCTAATCTCTCTGTTGACAGATTCGCTATCAACAAATTTTCTTTTGACAAATCGATTTCCATTGAACCCTCAGGATCCGTAACAATGGCGTGGTTTTTTCCGCGTTGTTTCTTTTTGCGATTTCCGCCATCAGCTGCAGACTTTATTGCACTAACAGACGCTACTGCAGCGGCTTCTGCTTCGGCTTCTGCAGCCTCGAAAGCAGTTATTCTTTCCAAGTTATCCAAACTGTCGTTCAATATGATCGTATTGGGATCCAAAGATTCGAAATGGACTCTATCCTCGTTGATTATGTTTATCACCTGTTCTTGCGAGTTATCAAGTACGTGCTTTTGTGCGACCGAATGCACCTAtaggaaaaatcaaaaatgtttattcactTTTAGTAGCAGCACTGtgtatataagaataatattaagtattaagggatatttttgttataaaaaaaaaaaaagattactaattgaatattattgatatcaacactatagtatagttaatttttttcactgaTCGACAAtcaatcatcataatatatagtacttaGTCTAGATATAAATAGAATAGtagtattgtaatatagtAGTACTACTTAGAATATCCATAAAGCAAATTATTGACTTATATatttctgtaaaataaattttgttacataagaattatcatttttattaattattaacggtctgttttattcaattttgttaatgtataggtatttcaAAAACAGAAAAACATATATGATTGGTATGGACTATTGTTTAGAagagtaaacaaataaaaaaatataaatattgttctatAGATAAACTTAAACTGACCTAACCttttgataaaaacatttttttatgttttaaggtACATTtacctatctataatataggtatataagttGGAAGTACTAAATATTGtgctattttattgttttctgatTTTATTCTAAGACAATATCGATTCATttgatactaaaataaaaatgagatttatggttaaaatattattatgtccgtACAATTTATTCCTTgaaaatttcttattattttatttgcagtGCGAatccattaattattataaaaattacattaaatagctttttaacaaagaaaaatacattttattgatatgtacaaaacaaaaattcaaatttctctaacaaaaatgttttgaaattaattctaTGCTCAAAACATAACTTCCTTTGtaagtatttgaatttaaattctaaatttttttttagacaaatagtatttttttattgttttcctatctgaaatacaacaataacctataatacctataattatgttgaaaactagtttttactaaatattctcATCTGTTTGCTGTTTTTCGttagtttattaaacaattaggtACTggaaaatctttttatttatcttaaagtAATAACTAGGTAAAAAATTCTACCAGAAATTACCCTAAATAATGACGAGTTGATAAAATCcctttgttatataatttgataacagaaataatgaaatttacatcattattactaatttaatacttgATTTCAATCTGATAAGAACAgaggaaaaatatattatatctaaatgatatttttttcatgcgTGTCAAATAATTAGATGTTCTTCATAAATTCTTTCTAATGgtatatgctataatataataagtatataatattaacattagagaatattattttttttttaatacaattataactttgtgaatacatttaatttaataataatttagttcttTTGatcatttaaagtaaattatatcatcCATTAAAGTCTAAagtgatattaataaacaatgccACATTTCTTTACAAAAagacatcaataaaaaaatttaattggttaATATTACTGTCTTAAGTACAGAATTAATTGCTATTATATTGATGTGCAAGACATAAAgataaatttcaaatcaatGGTTTAATTAACTTTGCAAGAGattcatatatttcaaattacaatttattgaatcAAAGAAAAGCGAACAGTAAATcctccaaaaaaatataacatataattttattattttcatctttTTCTCCAAAATGTTatcttttgacaaaattatattctttatagtttttggggatttataaaatataaattattaaattatttaaattattgaaatatttcaattctttgtatagttatttttttatcttttaaaagttttaaatgtgaaaataatgactttaaaatacatataatatagtttgtataagtatttttactcAACTTTTTCGTGTTTCTTAAGTAATTCTATGATTCTTTCGTTGGGCAAGGCATGTTTTTCTTGTGTACCTTTTTTTGTCACAAGATGTAAATCAACCCCATCCATTAtctaaacaacaaaatatattaaagaatattttcatGCTCAATTAACTTAGAAAATTGTAACCTGTCCTAAATAGTCAAAGCCATTTTCTTCTAATAGTTGTTTAGCTTCGCTCTTGGTCATTCCAGGTAAATAAACTGTCCATTGGTTAATGAAGTGaccatttttaagtatatttggaTGAACGCAATCCTTATCTTCGTAGTGACTGCACGCGTCTTCACCGAGTGAGACACTCGTTGAAAATATAAAGCTCACAAAGATTATGGATAGTGATTTTTCCATTATGAACTGgaaaaaatacatgaaagtaccgtgattttagtatataataacataaaaaaattgatccaactgttgtatataataaatatattaatttttcagtatCATAGACTTACGTTCAATTTGATGcgtgaaatttatattattcaattcgactggaaattaaattataggacgggcatattatattgatttatatacagatgttttattagttaagtgtaatattattaatttaaacatagcattaaatgactataaatataattgatacaatTAGACAGgtgttcaattattattttttataagtaccgtaaggtatgatatatttttaaaattgtaaagaatataatatattttaattagtttaaagcACGTCAATTTCCAATTTCACTGTATTGTTTATTCTTTACGAAGACTGCAAATGTACTTGCATCTACAACACtacaacataatatctattaagtagattattataatgacataGGTATAGGTGTCGAATAGACACAGACACACAGTCGTATAGTGATATACTAcctgaaaattgtttttcaaattaataatacaatattccttaaatgtaaatatatatttatattttatatattatgaaaagttaaaataaatgtatgaaaaataaattattgatacttagcttgtataatataaaataaataagtcatttttcatttgataaaagtttgaaaaacatttaatattaatgtgtaaaataaatctaaaaaatgttgctgaaatttaaattaaagcttTTTAGTCAACAACTCCCACTCTCAAATTTCCACATTggagttatataatataatataatcatttatcagtatcttaataaatcttataagTTTTAAGCTTTTCACTTTTCCATTATTCATATGCAgtacttacaaaattatatcaatgatGAGTAGTatcttttacaatttttgttttgaaattattaaacacaagCCCTCGTTAAAATCGttcataatgttttatttacaataaataataggcattaaaataaatatttacattagaattaaaaaaaaataatatacttttgtcaccaaatgattttaaataattaaatatttacccagtatacactatattatatatacatttataatgtaatttgtttcattaataatgaatgatttttaacttaagttATGCTacaaaggttaggttaggttatttattcacaaaaaaaaaaaaataagaagaagaagaagtaaaaacttattctttaggaaaaaaatatcaaaaattaaattttggaaaGATACCTACAGctgcaattattttattaattcattattgaaataatttatacctatcgACTATCAGTAAAGGTAGTAAAGAAACGcctattaaatgaaaatcttaAACTATACGTTGCTTAAAATAggaatagaaatataatattatttaacatgataaaaaaacgacaaaaattaattgtacctacacatatattataaataagaaatagatAGAGCTCATGATGATTTTAAACCAAAatggaaattaattatagacatCATCACCAATCCTTTTACAACGAATTTCCTTATTGAAACTATTAactcaactaaaaatataaaaattaacaaacttctgaagaaatttttatttttttataaatcagaaaaaattgtgtagtctttaaattaaatcaatcgcCTAGGGCGCCATTTTCATGGGGAGGGGAGGGGTgggaatttaaattgttttttaaaatgttacatatttttacagtaatattatttttttgaaaatatttattatctataatatctataacttattactgaaatattgataaattatatagttatatcgtTTAGCCCTagattaaagtaatataagtatattttaagtatatttacttataccaTTTCTCAGTAGCGTATATTGGGGAGTTTTAGGGGTTCAAACCCCTCCCAAAATGTATGGTTGGTACGGGCattgattttgattgtataattaattggaatttaaggatggaaattttttttaacccctccttgaaattattttctttatacacCACTGCCATTTCtctaatctttatttttattatttatagtataagtatgtatttatattatgtgctattatattacatattatattttgtcataacacatatatatttttttatgtatattaaacgataacaaataatgtacatgttgagcataatatataaggttAGGTATTCTGTCCatgaacaaatttttttttgagtattatggtatttttgatttttgtatgaAAAGGCGCCAGTTGGCATTTTGGCCTGGGGCGTTATTACGCCGGACTTGatcgattatatatttatatgattattattatacataatattgtaaacatgTCTTATGTAAACAGTTAGTATATTGGACAAAGGggtcttttttaaaatattattatttaatattatttttatatttctatagatATTCATGTGAATGATTAAGTTTTAATCTTACTAAAAGAAAatgcacaaaaatataaactgtatttattatgGCCAATTCGTTCGCTGTGATTTAAATAGTACAGCCGAATAGGAAacgaaaatattgttatataaagaAGACGGAGAGgtgtaatatagtaaattacatATAGTAATTTCATACATGGGCATCAAAACGTACCTAGGGAGGGGTATGAGTTTAGACCTCTCCCATTGATtgacagaatttaaaatttttaaggtGCAAACCACTGgttgtaaaatacttttacaagttgaaaaatttggatcccattttgaaaaatttttggATACACCCTAGATATGCTCCCATTGGAGGAGGGACCGTATGGgacacttaataaatataaatatttatatcataataaattaaaatttaattttaaacaaactatacaagattttaaaacattatgaattacttaatgtataggtacaataggtacatatccatttatcattattatacaaaataataaaatttggtaaattaataaagagtAGGCAGGTACTAGGTATACTggagtaattatttaaataataagttgcgCAAAACTGCTATaagaataataggtacataaataatgcCAAAAACACCTTTAAAAAGGAAGTTGTACGAGTAAttcatgtattaaaaatttaaaaccaattacTTTAACCAtaacgtaatttaaaaatgttctaacTTCAATCGCGTACAaagaatcattgtaaatttacATGCTCAATTGTTTtcgtttaattttagttacaaCACCGTATGAAGTATTctgtattaaatgttcaatcaatgtttttatcgacaacaatcgaaaaataagttgaaaatttcacatatcaataaatagcttaaaaggagtctttatatttaaaaaattatattatgcatagaaaatacaagtacttatatttggtaaaaatgtttacaacatAACATTTACGATtagttattcgtttttgaattacaataaaataagaaaatcgaaaattagTTTTACACTGAAATTCTCGTTTTTTGCCGATTTTTGTAATTCctagttaataaaaagtacgtttaaaaaaaaaaccacacatagctataaaattaatacattcattgcttcattgaatctaaaatttaaaaaaaatttgagtaACTGGAAACTTACTGCTTTGTTGAATATTAGATATGTTGAGTGGAttgctgtataatatacagtgtatatattaaatttgaattaaattatatatcattattaggGCCTGGATTTGTAtgcaaaaattatgttaaatatgcaCATTTTTATGCActctaaaattcaaaaatataaaaaaaatttattgtgttaaaaaaccatatttaaaaaaaattaaaaaatataggtattaagaaaaaaaaatacaatttaaatatcaatatttaaaatgtgcgCATagcatacaaatttatatttattaaatgagtaTCAATAACATGATGTAACAGAATGtgcttttaaattatcaaattgaaAACTTCTATGATTGTCACGTAGCATCGCCTTACTGTACTTCGAAAAACTTCCTTCTGTTAACACAATGGGCGCGTATTTAAAACAAGAGATATCTTTTGGTGACAACTCTACAATAAGGTCTTTATTGTCGTTACTTATTAATCCGTTTattcaaagaaatatttttttttattgaaaaatccgTGATTTCTTGATAATACTTCTTAATTGCTGGTAGTTTAACTTAAGCAAATTCAATATCTTACCCTTCTccttcaatttattttcaaaattttaaatcagctctataataaaatacttatttgttttatccggtcgtattatatttgtcaGAAATATTGACATGTAGGAATATATCAAACTttgagtaaaatttaaaatattttatttagtatttataaaatatacagattttatgtaattatccagaaatatacaattattatgtattttaatgcaaatatgaaaaaaaaataatagcagAATCTACGTACCTATTACGAAACGTCTTGATATTTAatcagaatttattattttaagtcaaaTGTAGAAGAATAGCATTTGCATAAAAATCCAGGTcctaatcattattatcattgtagaTTTGTAGcctgtaggtacctacataaaaaatgattatgatCGGAGATGGTCATggattgtatacttatatcactaagtatatttgatatatattttttataattgctaTTAGTTAGTacccatttattttattagctattagtattatggtaggtacctaccttaaaatgaacctaaatatttttaaaccattgcgtaaaataaaattcatggcatacctacataaaagttttaagaccccatgaataatatttttaaattataataaaataatcaacattgTTATTCATcgattaaatatgaaatacattttgttgacCCACCCAAtagatttttatcaatatttatagaaaaaaactaaaaaagaacaaaatttCTCATGCTTATatgttaataagttataaatgtacaaactaaatatttagtaacctATTAATGTCTTTAAAAAAGCAATCCTAACCTAATgacattaatatttcatacatgGGAATCATTCTTTATAGGACACTTGGCAAAACAAGatgaatcataaataataaacttaagctTTATACAATGACTTgatgcaaaaaatatattaatctttttaactttaacaatattaaaatcttaaatgtaaatacccagtcttttaattgtttattatattatgtatatgttttgatattttctaGGAGGAGAATGTCCACTAGCGCTAAGTAAAAAATCTGTAGGTGGGTGGATAGAAATTTTCTAATGcctaaataacaaataataccaAAATGGTCATAACTTCTCCCCTAGAAATGATGCTACAAATCAACGTTGTcgaattcttaattttttttatgaaacaaaatctaaaaatgttatctattTGACTTTTAACTTCTATATTTCACGCTTTCAGGCatcatttataacatatataacattttaattagctTTATTAACCCATTAATCCCAAGAACTGATCTATACTCATTCATCCATTTAAGAAGTGAAGCGATTGTTTCATATGGCATAATATGAGTTTGGCACTACTGCTACAGATTCACTACTTTAACACAAAGATACATTACTGTTATAAGCATGATGTTAATAGCTGGCAGCTGCATACCTGCATACCTATTGTTATAATCAATGTTGCTATAAACAACTTTTAATGTATCttcatttatctataaaaatgtttatttagttattcttACTCTAATGAAAATCATTTAGTTATTGATAGTGTTaggttttgataatttatatagagataaaataaaacaacattttataatgttaacaaatataaatcaattttaaatttagaattcaatgataaattcaaataaccaGTAGgagttctaatattttataaatgttttaatttatttgccaCACTATcagtaatttcatttttttgtagcATATTCATATAAGTATCTAATTCATCTTCTTCATCACTTTCTATAGGATGCTCTAATTCCATGTCATCTTTTTTAACAGGAGTTTCTTCAATAGGAATTTCTGAATCAAAGTATTTTTCTTCTTCGTCAATGGATTTAATGTGTAAGTTATCATATTCTGGATTATTATCCACATTACTacacaaaaagaaaaattaatacatcaaaatatatatattatatacatttaatattcatacttaTAATCATAATCTTCTTGGCCATTAAGGAATTTTTGAATCATATgagatttaaattcatttaataaaaggAGTTTTTCTTTATCATTTAGTTCTTTGTTGTTACACTGTTCTAAATTGAGGAAATGATCTTCTTTCCATCGACGTTTGCCAATTTTAACTGTTTCATTTTTTGGTTTACTATATTCACCCCAAAATGCTGATGGTTTATGAACTTCCATAaccattaatgatttatttgacatatcatcatcatcatcatcattatcatCATTACCACATTTTTCATCTTCTTCATCTATTTCTTGAACTTCCTCTATTTGTTGTTTGCGTTTTAAATCATCTCTATTATCACGATCAATTTGCTCAAATAAAACTTCAGTTAacctaaacaaatatattatataaatctgtacatagtatatacataaacaattaaaaaggtgtttttgttataattacgaATTTTGAGCTAAATATTGATTGTCGTAGTTGAATTTTTCTTCTTCTGATAGATATTGTCCAACCAGTTGTTCCCATAGCAAAGGTTCTCTATTTCGCATCTCATTATCACTAAAGTAATCGCCTTTAAGAAGTTCAAGCATTGCTTGATAACGTcgatttttactaataatctaaataacataaatacataactataagttaattaaatcaataataataattaaagttgtCTAATATGTTTAgccataatatacttttttagaatttattaagcGGCTTAATCTGTGtagatgaaaatgtatttcataattGTCATTATTTCTAGATTTAAAGTATTCTAAGTGatcttctaataaataatcaccaaagacatataaaaattttgagtGACTATCATTTATAATGTCTTCGGCAATTTTTCGTCTTTCTTCAAGTGAAAATTCTGATTGGTCCATTTGTTGACTTATAAAATCACTATTCAAagcatttaatacaatatgatcAATTATTTGCTCTCGTAATGTTttagtgattttattatttttttggactTCTAATTGAAGGTCCTTTTCTTCAATCatctaagtaattaataataattaataaattatttaaatacaaataattttaaacataatttacaaataaattttagtaattaactaACATTTTTCTGATATAAGAATGAGGAATAGATTAAGAATATCTCAATTGGAAGAACAAAAATTTTCAGaattaaaatggtaaaaaCACATCcacattgtaaaaaaatataatagtaatataaaggtattatatattgacaCAAAAGTGACTTgagtaatacttaaattactttattaaatagtatttaatttgatatttttgaataacaacaatataggtattgtattAACTTACTACAGTGTCCATCATTgatgtattgttttaattactaggtttaaatataatttatattaattataatatttataatatttataagatatctttcaaatcataattagtgttagtaaaattataggagaatattattagaaattaattattatttgtaatacgttaataacaattttagctttttgaaatttaaatgaatattgaatatgaatatatgatacaAATTACAGTTGTCAATTGAGTATTGAATATTCGACACAATAATTACTATCATTATGATAATAgcgataacaaaataaagttattatcattttatcactattcacaatttaaaattattggcggaattgataattattatcaggTTTACACATAGTTCATGGCTAAACCTAtgacttaaaaactaaaaagctataaattcaatgatattatatattcatgcttaactataaaaagaaaaaaactagttttgaggtctatataaatattaaaacttaaaaataattaaaataattatttttttataaatctattttgtgaatttcaatataattttcaatgttcacgtttaaaaaatattgttttaatttttcgggtacacttttttataaagttgttttaggaaaaaaataataataaataaacaaatcctGGAATGTAATGGTTTACAAAACCATTTTTTGATATGTGTTATAATtggaaaacattatttgtggaGACTTTTACTAaagttatgaattttactaataCGCAATGAAATTTACAAAACACGAAGATCagctagttttaaaatattatctatttataccaTGAACTAATTTACACCGTTCGACGATAAGGTGTTATTGACTcataagttaataacaataatataatacgatattataaataattatatatctattttattattattgttatgattaaataataatataattaaattaaattaacctaCCTATTGtatctacaatattaatatttatcttgaaACTAGTTATGTAGGAGTTAAGAGAGTGCAAGAGTTATAGTATGTGTGACAATGTGTAATGGAGagaatgaaaacaatttacaatacgaTACAATCAGTGTTAAAACGGCGGCGATTTTCTACGTCATAGTCGTTGGttcttatatcataatattattatggtattgtACCGTAGTTGCCATGGCACCAGATTTGAGTTGTATTTTGATAACGCGTTTACATTGTgttttgtatactataaagttttatgtacttgtgtttattttaataaggtcCGGACAAATTGTTACGAACAAAGGAAATCAGGTTTTTTAATTGCACAATACCTCAGACCTCTGTTTGGTGCCTCTGCGTTTCATCGTCACACGGATTCGTCGTTAATCGTTCCACAAGGTCGggataatttgaaattttaaaattttttacctTATTACTTATCTTAGAACATATTAAACCTTGCAATATCGGTGAGctcatgaaaattattatttatctgaaCACAAGAACTTAGTTTAGTGAAACACATACATAGTACATCTTtaccattaataaataatgctcAATAAAAGTGTTATTAGATGAAAATACAggataatcattaaaaaaatattgggttattaaatattatttatatgcaattagtggatttacttattgttattgaggttctca includes the following:
- the LOC113554099 gene encoding uncharacterized protein LOC113554099, translated to MEKSLSIIFVSFIFSTSVSLGEDACSHYEDKDCVHPNILKNGHFINQWTVYLPGMTKSEAKQLLEENGFDYLGQIMDGVDLHLVTKKGTQEKHALPNERIIELLKKHEKVHSVAQKHVLDNSQEQVINIINEDRVHFESLDPNTIILNDSLDNLERITAFEAAEAEAEAAAVASVSAIKSAADGGNRKKKQRGKNHAIVTDPEGSMEIDLSKENLLIANLSTERLADEEPSIEEVSDKDAINEDALDEDDLDEDALDEEPSVEEEPSVEDEPLVEEEPSVEEESSAEEESLDETKKRSQRIRHYEAYSLQ
- the LOC113551892 gene encoding coiled-coil domain-containing protein 97 isoform X2, with translation MIEEKDLQLEVQKNNKITKTLREQIIDHIVLNALNSDFISQQMDQSEFSLEERRKIAEDIINDSHSKFLYVFGDYLLEDHLEYFKSRNNDNYEIHFHLHRLSRLINSKKIISKNRRYQAMLELLKGDYFSDNEMRNREPLLWEQLVGQYLSEEEKFNYDNQYLAQNSLTEVLFEQIDRDNRDDLKRKQQIEEVQEIDEEDEKCGNDDNDDDDDDMSNKSLMVMEVHKPSAFWGEYSKPKNETVKIGKRRWKEDHFLNLEQCNNKELNDKEKLLLLNEFKSHMIQKFLNGQEDYDYNNVDNNPEYDNLHIKSIDEEEKYFDSEIPIEETPVKKDDMELEHPIESDEEDELDTYMNMLQKNEITDSVANKLKHL
- the LOC113551892 gene encoding coiled-coil domain-containing protein 97 isoform X1; its protein translation is MMDTVMIEEKDLQLEVQKNNKITKTLREQIIDHIVLNALNSDFISQQMDQSEFSLEERRKIAEDIINDSHSKFLYVFGDYLLEDHLEYFKSRNNDNYEIHFHLHRLSRLINSKKIISKNRRYQAMLELLKGDYFSDNEMRNREPLLWEQLVGQYLSEEEKFNYDNQYLAQNSLTEVLFEQIDRDNRDDLKRKQQIEEVQEIDEEDEKCGNDDNDDDDDDMSNKSLMVMEVHKPSAFWGEYSKPKNETVKIGKRRWKEDHFLNLEQCNNKELNDKEKLLLLNEFKSHMIQKFLNGQEDYDYNNVDNNPEYDNLHIKSIDEEEKYFDSEIPIEETPVKKDDMELEHPIESDEEDELDTYMNMLQKNEITDSVANKLKHL